The following are encoded in a window of candidate division KSB1 bacterium genomic DNA:
- a CDS encoding T9SS type A sorting domain-containing protein has translation MRLTAPDGAPYRRFGYSVALSGSTLAVGAPGYALEDGYRGAVYIYRLVNSVWTLETVLKPIDSDPYNYFGSALSLYQDNLLVGAHADTLHGRTSGSAYLFKRVNGAFVQKAIFRSPTPSAADLFGKSVAINASVCAIGAPAAGGAVSSSGTVYVYKPDASSPSGWSSDTMLLPGTSVANDMFGASLSVSGLRLIVGSPFKSATAGKAYVFEKINGSWTRKTLSPADGTLSNRFGFSVAIDGNLCAVGAYRDDVGDFDVGSVYIYRYDQGSWVSEAKLVAADADSGDFFGYSLALYGSFLIVGAPGDNGLYRDSGSIYAYQRYNGNWQLKTKKSLLMQQLLDRFGSSAAVGQVYAMAGAPEKKIGNAEKQGAMYVYQTFEDLALPVLLSSFTGEWEDNRIVLSWTTESEKDNLGFLLERRRPKEPWQKIADFSTHPELTGRGTASEPVVYRFIDQPPGDADELVYRLSFIDINGTAVALEQTLLKRNGTASALSEFRLFPAYPNPFNPQTTLSYELARTSRVEIIVFDAAGRQVRRLVDAAEAGGRHAVIWDGWDDVGDSAPAGVYFVRFSFDDLRKMQKIVLVR, from the coding sequence CTGAGCGGGAGCACGTTGGCCGTCGGAGCTCCGGGTTACGCTTTGGAAGACGGATATCGCGGCGCCGTTTATATCTACAGGCTGGTCAATTCCGTCTGGACGCTGGAAACCGTTTTAAAGCCTATCGATTCCGATCCCTACAACTATTTCGGCAGTGCCCTTTCGCTCTATCAGGATAATTTGTTGGTCGGCGCCCACGCCGATACACTGCATGGCCGCACCAGCGGATCGGCTTATCTATTCAAACGTGTCAACGGCGCCTTTGTGCAGAAGGCGATCTTTCGTTCGCCGACGCCGTCGGCTGCCGATCTGTTCGGCAAAAGCGTCGCGATCAACGCTTCCGTTTGTGCAATAGGCGCGCCTGCAGCGGGCGGCGCTGTTTCATCCTCCGGAACGGTTTATGTCTACAAGCCGGATGCTTCCAGTCCCTCCGGATGGTCCTCGGACACCATGCTGCTTCCGGGAACCAGCGTTGCCAACGATATGTTCGGAGCGTCGCTTTCCGTCTCCGGCCTGCGTCTCATCGTCGGCAGCCCGTTCAAATCCGCAACCGCCGGAAAGGCTTATGTGTTCGAAAAGATAAACGGTTCCTGGACACGCAAGACTCTGTCTCCCGCCGACGGCACGTTGAGCAACCGTTTCGGTTTTAGTGTTGCCATAGACGGCAACCTGTGCGCCGTCGGCGCCTATCGCGATGACGTCGGCGATTTCGATGTCGGCTCGGTCTACATCTATCGTTATGATCAAGGCAGCTGGGTTTCCGAGGCCAAGCTGGTCGCCGCCGATGCCGATTCGGGAGACTTTTTCGGTTATTCTTTGGCGCTTTACGGCAGCTTTCTGATCGTCGGCGCGCCCGGAGACAACGGCCTTTACCGCGACAGCGGTTCCATTTACGCTTACCAGCGTTATAACGGCAACTGGCAACTCAAGACCAAAAAGTCCTTGTTGATGCAACAGCTTCTCGACCGTTTCGGCTCCTCTGCAGCGGTGGGCCAAGTGTACGCTATGGCGGGTGCGCCGGAGAAAAAGATCGGTAATGCCGAAAAGCAGGGCGCAATGTATGTCTATCAGACCTTCGAGGATTTGGCTCTGCCGGTGCTGCTGTCCTCTTTTACCGGCGAATGGGAGGATAACCGCATCGTATTAAGCTGGACGACCGAGTCGGAAAAGGATAACCTCGGCTTTCTTTTGGAGCGGCGCAGGCCGAAGGAACCATGGCAAAAGATAGCCGATTTTTCTACGCATCCAGAGTTGACCGGTCGCGGCACGGCAAGCGAACCGGTAGTCTATCGCTTTATTGATCAACCGCCGGGCGATGCGGACGAGCTCGTCTATCGGCTCTCCTTTATCGATATCAACGGTACGGCGGTCGCCCTTGAGCAAACTCTTCTCAAACGAAACGGCACAGCATCTGCGCTGTCAGAATTTCGTCTCTTTCCGGCATATCCCAATCCCTTCAATCCGCAAACGACGCTTTCCTATGAGCTTGCCCGCACGTCGAGGGTGGAGATCATCGTTTTCGATGCTGCCGGCAGGCAGGTACGCCGGCTTGTCGATGCGGCAGAGGCCGGCGGTCGCCATGCCGTGATCTGGGACGGCTGGGACGATGTCGGTGATTCGGCTCCGGCCGGCGTCTATTTCGTGCGCTTTTCCTTCGACGACTTGCGAAAAATGCAAAAGATCGTCTTGGTCCGTTAA